The Nitrospira tepida genome includes a window with the following:
- a CDS encoding lytic transglycosylase domain-containing protein yields the protein MPFDLTPYGIELREPRARRRAPRRRRNPWLRGLAVMLLCSTALLVVLPITDQARLSFWGAPSGLRPSDLRARFESIIEHYARWYGLDPALLAAVIQVESSFNPFAVSPKGALGLMQLMPETALSWQVADPMNPSQNIRGGALQLRYLLVRFNDDLELALAAYHAGETRVSRHEGIPPLASTQQYVDRVLDIYRGLQVSAERDL from the coding sequence ATGCCGTTCGATCTCACGCCATACGGCATCGAATTGCGAGAGCCCCGAGCCCGCCGGAGGGCTCCTCGCCGTCGGCGGAACCCTTGGCTGAGGGGGCTGGCTGTCATGCTCCTCTGCTCCACGGCCCTCCTCGTCGTGCTGCCGATCACCGACCAGGCCCGTCTGAGCTTCTGGGGAGCCCCCTCGGGACTCAGGCCGTCCGACCTCCGCGCGCGGTTTGAATCGATCATCGAACATTATGCCCGGTGGTACGGCCTCGACCCGGCTCTGCTGGCCGCTGTCATCCAAGTCGAATCGAGCTTCAATCCTTTTGCCGTTTCGCCAAAGGGGGCGCTCGGTCTCATGCAACTGATGCCGGAAACCGCGCTCTCCTGGCAGGTCGCCGATCCGATGAATCCCAGCCAGAATATTCGCGGCGGCGCGTTGCAGTTGCGCTATCTGCTCGTTCGCTTCAATGACGATCTTGAGCTCGCCCTGGCCGCCTACCATGCGGGCGAAACAAGAGTCAGCCGTCACGAGGGCATTCCCCCCTTGGCCTCCACACAGCAATACGTGGACAGAGTCCTTGACATCTATCGAGGGCTTCAGGTTTCCGCCGAGCGCGATCTCTAG
- a CDS encoding TM0106 family RecB-like putative nuclease yields the protein MSSSGTITANDLYNLTKCAHRVYLDANGDPKEKSEVSPFVKLLWELGLQTERQYIDMLGEGQIADLQALPLEVAAEETLRLMRDGVPLIYQGCLKDEDLVGRPDLLVKRDGASRLGPYLYEPIDIKAGKGWEERDEKKTKFKVHYAYQMLFYRLLLQKIQGTLTPLAHIINVDKETEEFDPEDFQQDFDAALQQARRLVLGQDTSEPVLGSHCQLCPWFKRCERWVTQTSDPTGLFFIGKQKFALKAAGLRTIEDIAVMDVAAYTKPPKKIPRMGAATLQRMKVRAQVRLSGLPLIRPGYTFPQRRREVYFDIEDDPTQGLTYLFGLLVKEGTGRPKFQYFVARRPEEEEATVRAFWNFLAAAEDDVYYVYSPKERTTLKHLMEKYQLDPGPFAAYEAREFDLYHDLIVEYSDWPTYSYGIKQIAKLIGFKWRDPDPSGANSIAWYNEYLANQSNEAALTRILQYNEDDCWAMVAVKDYFQQAEPEADDMITEEPPAAVRGA from the coding sequence ATGAGCAGTTCCGGCACCATCACCGCCAACGATCTCTATAACCTCACCAAGTGCGCGCACCGGGTGTACCTCGACGCGAACGGCGATCCGAAGGAGAAGAGCGAGGTCAGCCCGTTCGTGAAGCTGCTCTGGGAACTGGGCTTGCAGACCGAGCGCCAGTACATCGACATGCTGGGCGAAGGTCAGATCGCCGATTTACAGGCCCTTCCGTTGGAGGTCGCCGCCGAGGAAACCCTGCGCCTGATGCGCGACGGAGTTCCGCTCATCTATCAGGGCTGCTTGAAGGATGAAGACTTGGTCGGCCGGCCCGATCTCTTGGTCAAACGCGACGGCGCGTCGCGCCTCGGCCCATACCTCTATGAACCCATCGACATCAAGGCCGGCAAGGGCTGGGAGGAGCGCGACGAGAAGAAGACGAAGTTTAAAGTGCACTACGCCTATCAGATGCTCTTCTATCGCCTGCTGCTCCAAAAGATTCAGGGCACCCTGACTCCCCTTGCCCACATCATCAACGTGGACAAGGAAACCGAAGAGTTCGACCCGGAGGACTTTCAGCAGGACTTCGATGCGGCGCTCCAGCAGGCCCGCCGGCTGGTCTTGGGACAGGACACCTCCGAGCCGGTCCTGGGCAGCCACTGCCAGTTGTGTCCCTGGTTCAAACGTTGCGAACGATGGGTGACCCAGACGTCGGATCCTACCGGATTGTTTTTCATCGGCAAGCAGAAGTTCGCGCTCAAAGCGGCCGGGCTCCGCACGATCGAAGACATTGCCGTCATGGATGTGGCCGCCTATACGAAGCCGCCCAAGAAGATCCCGCGCATGGGCGCCGCCACCTTGCAACGGATGAAGGTCCGGGCGCAGGTTCGCCTTTCAGGCCTGCCGTTGATCAGGCCAGGCTATACGTTCCCACAGCGCAGGCGCGAAGTGTACTTCGACATCGAGGACGATCCCACGCAGGGGCTCACGTATCTGTTCGGGCTCCTGGTCAAGGAAGGCACGGGGCGCCCGAAGTTTCAGTACTTCGTGGCGAGGAGACCGGAAGAGGAAGAGGCGACCGTGCGGGCGTTTTGGAATTTTCTCGCCGCCGCCGAGGACGACGTGTATTACGTCTATTCGCCGAAAGAGCGGACCACGCTCAAGCATTTAATGGAGAAGTATCAACTCGACCCTGGCCCGTTCGCCGCCTATGAAGCCAGAGAATTCGATCTCTATCACGACCTGATCGTGGAATATTCGGACTGGCCGACCTATTCCTACGGCATCAAGCAGATCGCCAAGCTGATCGGCTTCAAATGGCGCGACCCGGACCCCTCCGGGGCCAACTCGATCGCCTGGTACAACGAATACCTGGCCAACCAGTCCAACGAGGCGGCGCTGACGAGAATCCTCCAGTACAACGAAGACGACTGCTGGGCGATGGTGGCGGTGAAGGACTATTTCCAACAGGCCGAGCCGGAAGCGGACGACATGATCACCGAGGAGCCGCCCGCGGCGGTGCGAGGAGCTTGA